The genomic stretch CAAGACTGTGCTTAAAAAGGTGAGTTACAGATGAACCCACGTTTTTTCTGAAAGCCACTGTATGGCGGCGCATCCGTTGTGCTCGGCTCACTGTGTCCTCCAGTCTGGATCTGGTTGAGGTCTGAGTTCCCCCATTTAAAATAGCACTATATGCTGCATACCAATTATAAGATAGTTTTGTCTTGAGGGTCAACATAGGGaaagtgtattttcatttttagcACTTGTGCTTGTGCTTCAAACAAAAGTATTTCCTGTCATTCCTAATTCCACCAAGCGCATGTGAAATGTGGTATCTGAACTGATTAATCTGTTTTGTAAAATAGCATGTGTTCAAAAACTAGAGTGAAATGCTGCAGGCATGTGCTTAAACTAAGCAAGAAGAGACCGTATCTGTTATCTATGGAAAGCCTTAAACAGCTGACCAATGCATAGTCTGCATAGAGAGTCTGAGCTCATCCAGATATATACATTCAGATTCTAATCATTCTACATTCTAAACATTCTAACAAAACTAAGggtatatttttttagtttttgcctTTGAACTGAATCACCCTCCTGGACCTTCTGTAGGGTGTAaagattatttaattttctgCTGCCAGGGCTTCAAGGAGGGCTGCAGTGTATACCTTATTGATTTTTTCAGTTtcagtatatgtatgtgtagatATTCCAATGCTCAGACAGCTGCAAGCTATGGCTGGTTAGAGGGCTAAAGGATCCAAAAGAACACTAAGCGTGGGATTGAGTGGGGGGTGTAGAAAAGGACAGAggattgtgtaataaaataattgcttctTTGCCAGAAATTGTGCTAATTAGCTAATTGGTTTGATAACATTTGTGGTTTTGTACCAAATGTCAACTGAAAAAACGGTCCTGCAGGATCTTTTCTGACATTCCTTTGTATCATTGTGAttactttttgtattattattattattattatttataaacaaCATCTTATTCATGCCTGTACATTAGTAAATGTTTTCTAATTAGAAGTAAATGTACCCAAGAGAGAGTTATGAAAGTAACAGCCAGTGAGGTGATTATAGTATCTGTACTGCAGTCAGCCCTGTAAACCTCTCGTTCTCAACTGTTTCattctgaaaaaagaaaaactaaaataatttaaacaaaactgTTCATGTGCACTTTAAGTATGGTGTTAAACTAAAggaacatgttgtaaaatgtatgcatAGTTCAAAAATGATACTGAAACTGTGGACGACACCAAGAAGTttagaataacaagaagagagagaacATATCCAGAGTGGTTAGATCTAATGTGGTTGTTTCTGCCATTTCAGCCTTTTTATTCTGTCCAATGAAACTGTTAATATCTGGAGTCACTTGCTGGGCTTCTTCCTGTTCTTCACACTGGGGGTCTATGATATGACAATGGTACTGCCTGTCGCGGGGGCCTCCAGGGAAGACTATGTGATCTACTCCATAGGGCTCTTCTGCTTTCAGGTAAGACTATTTACACTTTTTAGATCCTTCCCCATCAGGTGGTGTATTTCCTTTGATTATCGGCATTGTTTCAGGCTCGGCTGGGTAGAATATTACCCTCAGAGAAACACTCCCAGGGTGTCTCGCAGTAGTTCAACTTGCTTACCTGGTGTGCTTTTCAGCGTGGGCTGTGTGTAGGGTTGTCACCTCACCCCACAAATCCAGGAAGCTTTAAGAAAGCTCCACATTAAGGTgggtcttttttttccccctcatccTTAATATAACTCCCTATTTTGGTACTGGGCACTGTGTAGATCAGGGTGTTTAATTCATTAACGCAGATAAATAACACACAAGAATGTCAGAAAATTAAGATGTCAGAGAAAATGCCAATAAGGATGCAGCCAAGGTTTCAATTAATGCTGTCATTACCTTACTAAGGGCGAACTTAAAACGTCTCAAGGTGTCCTAAGAATAACAGTCAGTTGGCAACTCTAGCCCTGTGTCTGCTGCATTGCGGATAAGAGTACCAATCCACTCTCGTCGCTTCATTGTTAACTATCCAAATGCCGAACTGTTTTCTATTAAGGTTTGTGTCTGATTCACTATAGTGAAATTAATGACATTTTCCATGGAGCTGTTTTTTCACCCTCCTTTAATTTAATATGCCTTTGATTGGAGTGACAGATTAAACGATTGCTCGAGTGGATCAGTGTCCTCAGTGTCCATGTATTTCTGCCCAGGTGTGCATGCTGTGCTCTGTGGGGTATCACCTGTTCTGCTGCCACCGCTCTGAGAAGACCAGTCGCCGCTGGATGGCATTAGACTATGCTGGGATCTCGATTGGAATCCTAGGCTGCTACGTTCCGGGGGTTTTCTATGCCTTTTACTGTAATAACGTAAGTATCACAACCACTTCTGTGCAACACATCTCTTTAGGTTTAGGATTCATTTGTTTTGTGCCAAGACTCGGAGTAGGGAAGCTAAGTGGTGCCTGATTTGTGAGATCAGGTGAAGCAGCGCTTTTGTGAGAATTTATGAGCAGAGCTTTAGTACACGTTTTCCAGTTGCATCCCTGTTACACAGTGTTGCGCTAATGTGCATAGGAATGACTGAAGAGCATAAGTTTGTAGAATGGATTTAGTTGTATCTTGGTGTTCCATTACAACTggataatattaaatgtgtgcaGCAGTTGGTTATGAAAAGCCCAGGTGACGGAACGGATTTTATTTATGTGATGGCCATGAGAACAACCTCCCAAAGTGGCGTACTTCACCCAGATGGTGTGCCTGGTCCTGTTTAGTACATATGCTACCTGTAAAATGTAAGCTCAGCAAAAAGAAATCTGCAATGTATTTATGCTGTGTAGTCACAATATAATTGTGTTAATAGTTAGATTCTCAGCGTTGTTCTTGTGCCAGCAGTAGAATCGCCACTCGGTGTTCCGGAATTTGGTCTTAATTCTGAGTGATAAAAGCAGCTCAGAATATAATAACGGTGTGAATACAGGATAACAAGTCTCCTTCAGCTTGAAATGTGGGATTGAGCTTTACTTTTTGCTGCCAAAAAGAGGACAGGACTGAGGTCCCAGACGGTGTCTGGACTTTGATCTTAAAGGCTATGAACAAGCAGCAAATTCgtatttttgtagtttttgtgaTGGCGTGATTCAGCCCCAGCCATTTGCCTGTACTATGTGTTCCCCCGCATATTAGAAATCTGCAGTTCTCATGCCCTAGAATCGGCTGAAATCTGCTCCAGTGAAAACCAGATGGCCGTGTTCATAGACCATTCCGTCACTCCTGTTCTCCACCATATGACATTCACACGTGGGTGAGCTATCTCCACAGCGAGTGCCAAGCGTTTATCATTGCATTTGGGGGTCTACTAGATCagccaatttatttttatttatttttatttttatttccttttttttttcttattgtgcATTCGGGGGGGGGTGAATATCTTTACACAGAAGATAAGGTGCACAGCTGTTCCTTTTTGACCACATGTTCCCCATACTTATCCTGTATTAGCAATACTCTTGTGATTCTCTTTCTTAAAATCGGATtcctgtttctgtttgtttattctcTTATGTAAAAGTATCTTGTCTGTTGCCTTTGAATATAATCTATTTTAATGCCCAGTGCTCTGTTCAGTCAGCAGGAAAAGAGTAAGAGTTACATTCTCACCTGAATGAGTAAAGTCCAAAACCAACAAGCCTGCACAATAAAACTGCAAATATCGCTGCCATTCACACCGCAGTGGTCTTTCTGAATAGATTTGAGGTGTTTTACTGAATGGCTAAATATGATAAAGAATGTCTTGTCTCATTAGTATTACTTTGATGTAGTGTTTGTTCTCTTTATGGCATTCTGGAGTTCTTCTctgatttaaaaattaaaaacgtCAGTGCTGGGACGTGTTGCTGAAGATCCGGCTGTCTGAACTCTGTTAATGTCATGACACACTTACAGAGCAGAGCAAAACGCCCTGccttgccctgccctgccctgcccgtAAACAGGTTTTTAAATCTTGTCTCTGCAGTACTGGAGGCAGGTGTACCTGATCACGGTCCTGGCAATGATCCTGGCCGTGTTCTTCGCTCAGATCCACCCACATTACCTCACCCAGCAGTGGCACAGACTGCGCTCCGTCATCTTCTGCTCGGTCGCCGGCTACGGAGTCATTCCCACCATCCACTGGGTTTGGCTCAATGGAGGCTTCGGTGCCATTATCGTCCAGGTCAGAAGTAACTTCATCCTAGCAACGTTATGTCCAGATGTTTCCCATACAGCTAGACAACGATATTTAGTGAGCTTCTTGTGTTACAAATCCTCGCCGCTttaaacactgctgtctgtcgCCCCGGCAGGTGTTTGTCCCGCGTGTCCTGGTGATGTATCTGATCGCTGCTGTGGCCTTCCTcttttacatttccaaagtCCCAGAACGCTATTTCCCAGGTATGTCTTCACTACAGCACATACACACCCTCCTCAGACTGTTTTAAATGGTGAAATGGCATCTCCTTATGTCTTTAGCCTTTATTTACATCATAAACCAAATAACACATTTGTCTCCTGTGTCTCATGTAGGAAAACTTTGATTCCCTGTCCCGAACTTGATGCAcgttatttcaaatatatgcaTTACTGTTGGGGATTGATTACCATGCATATTAATTAGGAAATAggcaaataaaactgaaatacagTGTAACTAAGGAAAACAATAGGACGTGCATTTTTCAGCCGCTTGCTGAAGGCAGTATTCTACATGTTTTTTGTTAGAGCTTCaacattttgtttcttctaCAGGGCAACTAAACTACCTGGGCTCAAGCCATCAGGTGTGGCACGTCCTCGTGGTGCTCATGTTTTATTGGTGGCACCAGTCTGCAGTGTACATCATGCAATACCGACACAGCCAGCCGTGTCCCGAGTACCCAGTCCACACATAACAAGGGAACCAAGTGGCTGTCAGGATCAGATTAGCCCAACACTAACTCCTGCATTTGTGAACTAACCCTTTACAGACCTTTGAAGCGAAGTAAGTGATGAATGGTGATTGTGGAGTCGGGCACTTGGCTGGGCATTAGGGAGATCGGTTCATGAAACACTCGGTTTCTGTTGGACGTCTCTCAGCACTCGCTACAATCCTGTTCCATCTACTGATCAAATGAAGATACCGAAGCACTTGCTGCTTTAGACCACCTGCTTTAGTTAAGTTGGCCCCCTCTTTTAAGACCGGTTCTGTTTTTTTCAcggataaatgtttttttttatactttaaTCAAATAATTGTGTTATTTGTGCACTGCATTTGTAACAGCGTTAAGCTTAAGAACAAAAGATGAACAAATTTGTGTTCTGTTTACAAATTCATGGTCAGGTGTGAACGCTTTGCTTTCTGAATTTGTCTACCTTAGCAAAGTATCTCTGCTTGATTTATAACCCAGCAGGAGTGATGTCATCCATTCATGTGCCTACTCTTACTGGCTTTTCAATGGATTGCATATGTAGTCGAGCCACTGTACTCATTTCATCATTTCAAGACTCCCTATAGGTTTTCACAACTGTAGAATTGTGCAAGCATGAAAATCCTCTTCCCTTCATTTCTTTTATGactcattattagtattatttatcaGCATGCTTGTTTTAAACATAGGTTGGCAGGCATcatctttaataatgttttgtACAAAGACCATTTACATCTGATATGAAACTGAACTACAGCTGATTGTTTGCATCATGGAATATGTAACTACCTAAAACACGGTAtcataaaaatgaaagaaaatgttattatACGGCCATAAGAGCCTCTAGACCCTTATAAGCTGTGAGTGTCGCCAGCTGCTCAGTGGCCTTCAGGAGCCTCGGAGGACTCGTTGTGAGGAGAGAATAGCAGGAATATTTGTGGAGAATGAGCACCTAAAAATCCAATACCTTTTAATGTCAGGTCTGACCAAAGCAGAAGGCAGACCTGAGCAACACATTGTGGCCAGGGACAGACAGGCTGACGAGCTGTGCCCAGAGATCAGCACTGCAGGCACAAGGGTACTTATAACTTGACGTTGTGTTGCTGTGCTGCTGTTACTTTAAACCACAAGTGTGTATGTGAAATTTGATCACTACTTTTAGGTGTTGTCGGAACAACCTCGCCATGCATTCGTACGCTGACGGCCTTCCACAGACCGACTGcacagtgtgttctttcttcaTCTGCAGTTTGAGTCCCCAACCGAATAAatccaattgaaaataaatacatgtgtacGTGCAACTGTTTTGATGAAACCCATATAGTGTTATTCTTTTCAAAACTGTTTAAGGTGATTtggatatatattttagaaCAGATAACTGCATCAAATGAAAACCAGGATCGTTGACAATGCGTGTCTTTGGCACAACCACTTAAGAGATGACATTAAAATGCTTTCCATTATAATAATGTAAAccaaagaaacatttttttaatagcaAAGTTGGTCTAGGGTTttttaatgagaaattaaactgaaaagtcttcattgaggaaaaaaaaaaaactttaaaaagagAGAATAATACAAGTGATGAAGAAAGAACTAAATTGTTCAttggtctgtttttgttttgttcttcattGACGATTTAACTATGATTAAAAGTGTTATTCCACTACTAAGCCTAATTTATACTAACAAGAGGAGTctaattattgtttgttttttgtttttactaagATGTGCAATTCAGTTTCATTCAAAAAGATCCGTCTGTATTATTGGATGTCTAAATTCAGTGGCCCGTGTTGATTCAGTGGTCCAAgctattatttaaatatgcagTCTTTAGTCCATCACCTCATCCCCGAATGGGTTACAGACTGAAAATGATCGGTGACTCCCTGAAAAGCCTGTTACACTCACTGTGGAACCAAATTAATGTCACCAATTAGTGTCAGGAGTTTGTGCTTTTGCAGTATTTTGATAAGGAATGGCTACTTTGCTGAAACTGTGGCATTAAACCAGTAATTAATGCCATTTGCTTCCAGATCGACAATTGGTTAATTCTGATGGTAATTCTGATCAGCATATCAGATTGGAGTAGCACTGTTGCAAAGAGTAGTGTTGGGTGTGCGCTAGTTCCGCTGTTCTTGTTTATACTGATGCTGCCTTAATCATGTCCCCTAACTAGGCACAGCTGAAGACTACTATTAAGCAATGTCTTGTTCTCGTTTACACTTTTGTTGTTGCATGTACCTCCAGAATGCTCCAGTCGATATTGTATAATACTTCTAGGTAATCATTGGATCTCTGTTACTACTTTAATCTTTTTAAGGGTTATGTGCAATGTATGTATAAAACCATACTGCTTAATATTGAATACTGATATGTTGTATATACAAACTAATGTACTTCAGTTAACATGTATCCCATTTCATGTACTGTGTGGGTCtgtagaatgaagttattctttCTTGATTCAGGatcattttgcttttgattattGCCGTTCCACACCAAGAGTGGGGTTTTGAGTGTATTTTGTCCACACTtctttttaatgtactgtatatatgtttttatgaacagatgtgtctgttGAGCGGCTATACCTTTATA from Amia ocellicauda isolate fAmiCal2 chromosome 8, fAmiCal2.hap1, whole genome shotgun sequence encodes the following:
- the paqr3a gene encoding progestin and adipoQ receptor family member 3a, which gives rise to MPPKLLKSAHYIELGSYQYWPVLVPRGIRLYTYEQIPVFLKENPYITDGYRAYLPSRLCLKSLFILSNETVNIWSHLLGFFLFFTLGVYDMTMVLPVAGASREDYVIYSIGLFCFQVCMLCSVGYHLFCCHRSEKTSRRWMALDYAGISIGILGCYVPGVFYAFYCNNYWRQVYLITVLAMILAVFFAQIHPHYLTQQWHRLRSVIFCSVAGYGVIPTIHWVWLNGGFGAIIVQVFVPRVLVMYLIAAVAFLFYISKVPERYFPGQLNYLGSSHQVWHVLVVLMFYWWHQSAVYIMQYRHSQPCPEYPVHT